From a region of the Vaginimicrobium propionicum genome:
- a CDS encoding urease subunit gamma, with translation MKLTQREQEKLLIVVAADVAWRRKERGLKLNHPEAVAIISAAIMEGARDGKTVADLMSECVNILTRDDVMEGVPEMISDVQLEATFPDGTKLVTVHNPIR, from the coding sequence ATGAAACTCACTCAACGTGAGCAAGAAAAGCTACTTATCGTCGTCGCTGCCGACGTCGCGTGGCGCCGCAAGGAACGCGGCCTAAAACTTAACCATCCTGAAGCAGTGGCAATTATTTCTGCTGCCATCATGGAGGGTGCTCGTGACGGCAAAACTGTTGCCGATTTGATGAGCGAATGCGTCAATATCTTGACCCGCGATGACGTTATGGAGGGCGTTCCGGAAATGATTTCCGACGTTCAGTTGGAGGCCACTTTCCCTGACGGCACCAAACTTGTCACCGTGCACAACCCGATTCGCTAA
- a CDS encoding urease subunit beta gives MIPGEYLLQDEPVMQNADREAITLEVTNTGDRPVQVGSHFHFAEANSELDFDRKAALGKRLDIPAGTAVRLEPGDSRTVNLVDFGGKREVYGFNGKVNGKVD, from the coding sequence ATGATTCCAGGTGAATATTTACTACAAGATGAGCCGGTCATGCAGAATGCAGATCGTGAGGCGATTACCCTCGAGGTAACCAATACTGGCGACCGCCCGGTGCAAGTTGGTTCACACTTCCACTTCGCAGAGGCTAATAGCGAGCTTGACTTCGACCGCAAGGCGGCACTTGGTAAGCGTCTTGATATTCCTGCAGGCACAGCGGTCAGGCTAGAGCCTGGTGATTCTAGAACTGTCAACCTCGTTGACTTCGGTGGTAAGCGTGAGGTTTATGGCTTCAATGGCAAGGTAAACGGCAAGGTTGACTAG
- the ureC gene encoding urease subunit alpha: MAFEMARRAYVELNGPTVGDGIRLADTNLIARVEKDYLTPGEEVSFGGGKVIRDGMGQDGRSVSSDDVVDLVITSATIIDYTGIYKADIGVKDGKIFKIGQAGNPDTQDNVDIRVGVSTEVIGGAGLIVTAGGIDTHIHYISPDQMEAALDNGITTHIGGGTGPVDSTNATTVTAGPTNLRHMIQASESFPINVGFLGKGHAAAPDPLREQILAGAIGLKIHEDWGATANVIDQALAVADEMDFQVAIHTDTLNEGGFADNTIAAFKNRVIHTFHTEGAGGGHAPDILKVAGLPNVLPASTNPTLPYTINTMDEHLDMIMVCHHLNPDLPEDVAFADSRIRKETIAAEDVLHDMGIMSITSSDSQAMGRVGEVVTRTWQVAHRMKEQFGSLAGDSEGNDNERIKRYVAKYTINPAIATGISHAVGSVEEGKLADLVIWEPAYFGVKPKMVLKNGYVVRSVMGDCNASIPTPQPRTMRYSYAARGVLAAKVSATFLPTAALNAGLEDELRADGMNRLFIEAKNMRNISKADMKHNSATPNIEVDPQTYQVRVDGKLITSKPASTLPMAQRYFLF; this comes from the coding sequence ATGGCGTTCGAAATGGCACGACGCGCGTACGTTGAGCTGAACGGCCCAACAGTGGGCGACGGCATTCGACTTGCTGATACTAACTTGATTGCCCGCGTGGAGAAGGACTACCTGACTCCGGGCGAAGAAGTCTCATTTGGCGGTGGCAAAGTTATCCGCGACGGCATGGGGCAAGACGGTCGTTCGGTTTCGTCCGATGACGTGGTTGATTTGGTCATTACCAGCGCGACAATCATTGACTACACCGGCATCTACAAGGCTGATATCGGCGTTAAAGACGGCAAGATTTTCAAGATTGGCCAAGCCGGCAACCCAGATACTCAAGATAATGTTGACATCAGGGTGGGTGTGTCCACCGAGGTCATCGGCGGCGCAGGATTAATCGTCACCGCAGGTGGAATCGATACCCACATTCACTATATCTCCCCTGACCAGATGGAAGCCGCTCTAGACAACGGCATCACCACACATATTGGTGGCGGCACTGGTCCGGTGGATTCAACGAATGCCACCACTGTCACGGCCGGCCCCACTAACCTGCGTCATATGATTCAGGCCTCTGAGAGTTTCCCAATTAACGTGGGCTTCTTGGGCAAGGGGCACGCTGCCGCACCAGATCCGCTTCGTGAGCAAATCTTGGCCGGTGCTATTGGTCTAAAGATTCACGAGGACTGGGGCGCAACTGCAAATGTGATTGACCAGGCCTTGGCTGTGGCTGACGAGATGGATTTCCAGGTTGCTATTCACACTGACACCCTTAATGAGGGCGGCTTTGCTGATAACACCATTGCGGCGTTCAAGAACCGCGTCATCCACACTTTCCACACTGAGGGTGCTGGCGGTGGCCACGCCCCCGATATTTTGAAGGTTGCTGGCCTACCGAACGTGTTGCCGGCCTCTACTAACCCGACGCTGCCCTACACCATTAACACTATGGACGAGCACCTCGACATGATTATGGTGTGCCACCACTTGAATCCAGACCTGCCGGAGGATGTGGCTTTCGCTGATTCACGTATCCGTAAGGAAACCATCGCTGCTGAAGACGTGCTGCATGATATGGGCATCATGTCGATCACTTCCTCTGACTCGCAGGCTATGGGTCGTGTCGGTGAGGTTGTAACCCGCACTTGGCAGGTTGCTCACCGCATGAAGGAACAATTCGGTTCTCTAGCTGGAGACTCGGAAGGCAATGATAATGAGCGCATCAAGCGCTATGTCGCCAAGTACACCATCAACCCCGCCATTGCGACGGGTATCAGCCATGCGGTTGGTTCGGTTGAAGAAGGAAAGCTAGCTGACCTGGTTATCTGGGAACCGGCCTACTTTGGTGTCAAGCCGAAGATGGTATTGAAGAATGGTTATGTGGTGCGCTCAGTTATGGGTGACTGCAACGCCTCCATTCCGACCCCACAGCCTAGGACGATGCGTTATTCTTACGCTGCTCGTGGCGTGCTGGCAGCCAAGGTTTCTGCAACCTTCTTGCCAACTGCCGCTTTGAATGCTGGCCTGGAAGACGAGTTGCGCGCCGATGGCATGAACCGTCTATTCATTGAGGCGAAGAATATGCGCAATATCTCAAAGGCAGATATGAAGCACAACTCCGCTACCCCGAATATCGAGGTTGACCCACAAACCTACCAGGTGCGGGTTGACGGCAAGCTGATTACTTCTAAACCAGCTTCCACATTGCCGATGGCTCAGCGTTACTTCCTCTTCTAA
- the ureE gene encoding urease accessory protein UreE, producing MTISKILGNVTELSDTEREKLQVDYVLFDNESRLKRVQRARSESGREIPIKLKAGFRELKDGDILVRDGNEAIVAKIKPTDVLVIKPRTIREMGVVAHTLGNRHMQAQFFDVDSQFSAPVMVVRYDHTVEHYLDHVKVDYERGNYVMPEAFRHAEHTH from the coding sequence ATGACTATATCTAAGATTCTAGGTAACGTTACTGAACTGTCTGACACCGAGCGCGAAAAGCTACAGGTTGATTACGTTCTTTTCGATAACGAGTCACGCCTGAAGAGAGTGCAGCGCGCTCGAAGCGAATCCGGACGTGAGATTCCAATAAAATTAAAGGCAGGATTTCGCGAACTAAAAGATGGAGACATCTTGGTTCGCGACGGCAACGAGGCGATCGTAGCCAAGATAAAACCAACTGACGTATTAGTTATCAAACCGCGCACCATCCGCGAAATGGGTGTGGTTGCTCATACTCTCGGGAACCGCCACATGCAGGCGCAATTCTTCGATGTGGATAGCCAATTCTCAGCACCAGTAATGGTGGTACGTTACGACCACACTGTTGAGCACTATCTGGATCACGTCAAGGTTGACTACGAACGCGGCAATTACGTAATGCCAGAAGCTTTCCGTCATGCTGAACACACCCACTGA
- a CDS encoding urease accessory protein UreF, protein MLNTPTDFHRKLVTWHLTDSALPTGGFAHSAGLETFVQDERVHDPNTFSKWLHGYLRQASFNDALAVKCAVQLHENELNDEGKLKALRDLDALLHACQAPKQVRASMNSMGRRMAKIASFIAPEDFLVTQYAQATNAHLMHGNPGIASGLALAASNVSMHDAVSAYLMQMANSITQNAIRAIPLGQDAGQQILVGAYPIIEKATQMTISHDVSDLGCVAPQLEIAQMAHEDLRSRMFMS, encoded by the coding sequence ATGCTGAACACACCCACTGATTTTCATCGCAAACTGGTAACTTGGCACCTTACCGATTCTGCGCTTCCAACGGGTGGGTTCGCCCATTCCGCTGGCCTAGAAACATTCGTTCAAGATGAAAGAGTGCACGACCCAAATACCTTTTCAAAATGGTTACACGGTTACCTCAGGCAAGCCAGCTTCAATGATGCGCTAGCTGTCAAGTGCGCTGTGCAGTTGCATGAAAACGAATTGAATGATGAGGGAAAGCTCAAAGCGCTACGCGATTTAGACGCCTTACTTCATGCTTGCCAAGCACCAAAACAGGTACGAGCTTCGATGAATTCAATGGGGCGAAGAATGGCTAAGATTGCTTCTTTCATTGCACCAGAAGATTTCTTAGTCACCCAGTATGCGCAAGCTACTAACGCTCATCTGATGCACGGCAATCCGGGAATTGCTTCTGGACTAGCGTTGGCCGCATCTAACGTAAGTATGCATGACGCGGTTTCGGCTTATCTTATGCAGATGGCTAATTCGATCACCCAAAACGCTATCCGCGCCATACCACTAGGCCAAGACGCCGGCCAGCAAATTCTTGTCGGTGCATACCCGATTATTGAGAAAGCAACCCAGATGACAATAAGTCACGATGTCAGCGATTTGGGCTGTGTTGCTCCCCAGTTAGAGATTGCACAAATGGCACATGAAGATCTTCGATCACGAATGTTCATGTCATAA
- the ureG gene encoding urease accessory protein UreG, with protein MTAIKVGVGGPVGSGKTALIERVTRALDGQVSMAAITNDIYTTEDAKILARDSVLPVERIIGVETGGCPHTAIREDTSMNDAAYQELIKRFPDLELVFIESGGDNLSATFSPELVDFSIYIIDVAQGEKIPRKAGQGMIKSDLFIINKTDLAPHVGADLNVMVEDSKVFRKDKPFVLTDLKTDEGLEGVLDWIRHEVLMQDLV; from the coding sequence ATGACTGCAATCAAAGTTGGCGTTGGCGGCCCGGTAGGGTCTGGCAAGACCGCGCTAATCGAGCGAGTCACTCGTGCCCTAGACGGTCAAGTCTCTATGGCAGCGATCACTAATGATATTTACACCACGGAAGACGCCAAGATTCTAGCTCGCGATAGTGTGCTACCAGTCGAACGGATTATCGGTGTTGAAACTGGCGGATGCCCGCACACTGCAATTCGTGAAGACACCTCAATGAACGACGCTGCTTACCAGGAACTAATTAAGCGTTTCCCAGATTTGGAATTGGTTTTCATTGAATCAGGCGGCGATAATTTATCAGCTACGTTCAGCCCCGAATTGGTGGACTTCTCGATTTACATCATTGATGTCGCCCAAGGTGAGAAGATCCCACGCAAAGCAGGCCAAGGGATGATTAAATCGGATCTTTTCATTATCAACAAGACAGATCTTGCCCCGCATGTTGGCGCTGACCTCAATGTCATGGTTGAAGATTCGAAGGTATTCCGCAAAGATAAGCCTTTCGTGCTGACAGATCTCAAAACAGACGAAGGGTTAGAGGGCGTTCTCGACTGGATTCGCCATGAAGTGTTAATGCAGGATCTTGTCTAA
- a CDS encoding urease accessory protein UreD, whose product MQIPSGIFIHNPPHEEIGVLDLGVAISGGKSIATRQYHTRAMKIIRPHYLDDSGQVFYIIANPGGGYLGGDAYRMNISVAEGASLLLTDQSATKVYRTPEDFVVQNISFKVEAGAVFEYIPNQLILYRDADFRQQITADVSPTGSLFMTDIITPGWSPDGELFSYKQARLRNEITVGDELALVDNLRINPLLSEFGEDKDFFMAGRTHVATAICFDPGIDSELIDEIKAIIKTRCEANQDMVGALSECDRPGFMLRALGSRTEDLHNLMLAAANHVRKKLRGQGKINLRQY is encoded by the coding sequence ATGCAAATTCCTAGTGGAATCTTTATCCACAATCCACCACACGAAGAAATTGGTGTTTTAGATCTGGGCGTGGCGATAAGCGGCGGAAAGTCTATCGCCACGCGCCAGTATCACACCAGAGCAATGAAGATAATTCGCCCCCATTATCTTGACGATTCGGGGCAAGTTTTTTACATTATCGCCAACCCTGGCGGTGGCTATTTGGGTGGCGACGCTTACCGAATGAATATCAGCGTTGCCGAAGGTGCGTCTCTCTTATTGACAGATCAATCAGCAACCAAGGTGTACCGTACTCCAGAAGATTTCGTGGTGCAAAATATCAGCTTTAAGGTTGAGGCTGGTGCGGTATTTGAGTACATTCCAAACCAGTTGATTTTGTATCGTGATGCTGATTTTCGCCAACAGATAACCGCAGATGTCTCCCCCACTGGTTCGCTTTTCATGACGGACATCATTACCCCAGGGTGGTCTCCTGATGGCGAACTGTTTAGCTATAAGCAGGCAAGGCTACGTAATGAGATAACTGTTGGCGATGAATTAGCGCTAGTTGACAATTTGCGCATTAATCCGCTGCTGAGCGAGTTTGGCGAAGATAAGGATTTTTTCATGGCTGGACGTACTCACGTTGCAACAGCCATCTGTTTTGACCCCGGTATTGACTCGGAATTGATCGACGAGATAAAAGCAATTATCAAGACTCGCTGTGAGGCTAATCAAGACATGGTGGGTGCGCTTAGCGAGTGTGACCGCCCTGGTTTTATGTTGCGTGCTCTTGGCAGTCGAACTGAGGATTTACACAACCTGATGCTTGCAGCCGCGAATCATGTGCGAAAGAAATTACGTGGACAAGGCAAAATAAACCTTCGTCAATACTGA
- a CDS encoding helix-turn-helix transcriptional regulator, producing MAELSDNLILAERRSKTFKILGDPTRLKLLTAIHFAGQYVYTVGELADAAGLRMATVSASLRAMERVGTVKSARQGRSIKYAIADDDVHNLLHWMGATHEI from the coding sequence ATGGCAGAGCTGTCAGATAATCTGATCTTGGCTGAAAGACGGTCAAAAACATTCAAAATTCTTGGGGATCCAACCAGGCTTAAACTCTTGACTGCAATCCATTTTGCCGGTCAGTACGTGTACACAGTAGGCGAGCTTGCCGATGCTGCTGGTCTAAGAATGGCGACAGTGTCGGCCTCACTTCGTGCGATGGAAAGAGTGGGAACCGTAAAATCTGCCAGGCAGGGTCGCAGCATAAAATACGCCATCGCTGATGATGACGTCCATAACTTACTGCACTGGATGGGCGCTACTCACGAAATTTAG
- a CDS encoding ABC transporter ATP-binding protein produces MSLVANHIWFEYRKNQPVIKDFNLQINPGEKVALFGPSGQGKTTICKLLTGFLTPMSGSIQVGDQPLSRRKARSVQMIWQHPEQSVDPRLKMGETLKEAGDIDKQLLERLGIESNWLSRYPSELSGGEIQRFCIARALRVDIKYLVADEITTMLDPISQAQIWDFLLAETRRRNIGILAVTHDQLLVEKIADRVVTVR; encoded by the coding sequence GTGAGTCTAGTTGCTAACCACATTTGGTTCGAATACCGCAAAAATCAGCCAGTAATCAAGGATTTCAACCTGCAGATTAATCCTGGTGAGAAGGTAGCCTTATTTGGTCCTAGCGGACAAGGGAAAACAACGATTTGCAAGCTACTAACGGGTTTCTTGACTCCAATGAGTGGCAGTATCCAGGTTGGCGACCAGCCGTTATCACGTCGCAAGGCGCGCAGTGTGCAGATGATTTGGCAGCATCCTGAGCAATCGGTTGATCCGAGACTGAAGATGGGTGAAACGCTGAAAGAAGCAGGCGATATAGATAAGCAGCTTCTTGAGCGGCTCGGTATCGAAAGTAATTGGTTATCTCGTTATCCAAGCGAGCTGTCTGGCGGTGAAATTCAGCGATTTTGTATTGCCAGAGCCTTACGCGTCGATATTAAGTATTTAGTTGCCGATGAGATAACCACCATGTTGGATCCAATTTCACAAGCACAAATCTGGGATTTTTTGCTCGCTGAAACTAGACGCAGAAATATTGGGATCTTGGCTGTTACCCACGACCAACTGTTAGTGGAAAAGATTGCTGATCGGGTAGTGACTGTTCGCTAA
- a CDS encoding ABC transporter ATP-binding protein, whose translation MSEQPMLAINDLSIGFPTKTGEIQYVISRLHARVRPGEILAVIGSSGSGKSLLAEAILGISSQAAFVAGDIEYRGEKLTADSLSALAGYEIGLIPQSVNSLDPLMKIGPQVIGENRCNAQDMLRFFKRYELPEDTADKYPFEISGGMARRVLIAAALLAKPQLIVADEPTPGLHSELAELVMQDLRQFADAGNAALIITHDVELALRYADRASVFYAGTTLEVGMISDWQDPASHTGGPFHPYTRALLNSLPGRGFAPYPGTQPLPGDYSGCPFASRCPWKIEACGTEIASVRIGRAMVRCANPAAYDEKLLGSEPL comes from the coding sequence ATGAGCGAACAACCAATGCTGGCAATCAACGATCTATCAATTGGATTTCCGACCAAAACTGGGGAAATTCAATACGTTATTTCCAGACTTCACGCGAGGGTAAGACCTGGTGAGATTCTGGCCGTTATCGGCTCCAGCGGTTCTGGCAAAAGCCTGTTGGCTGAGGCCATTTTAGGGATTAGCTCCCAGGCCGCATTCGTTGCAGGCGATATCGAATATCGTGGGGAAAAACTTACGGCAGATTCTCTTTCTGCTCTTGCTGGCTACGAAATCGGGCTGATACCCCAAAGCGTAAATAGTTTGGATCCATTAATGAAAATTGGACCCCAAGTGATTGGTGAAAACCGATGCAACGCCCAAGATATGCTTCGTTTTTTCAAACGTTATGAATTACCTGAAGACACTGCCGACAAATACCCATTCGAGATCTCTGGTGGTATGGCTCGTCGAGTGTTGATTGCGGCTGCACTATTGGCCAAACCGCAACTAATTGTTGCTGATGAGCCGACTCCTGGCTTACATTCTGAATTAGCAGAATTAGTTATGCAGGACTTGCGACAATTTGCGGATGCCGGAAATGCGGCGCTAATAATTACCCACGACGTCGAATTGGCGTTGCGCTACGCAGACCGAGCATCGGTTTTTTATGCGGGAACAACCCTAGAAGTTGGCATGATTAGTGATTGGCAAGATCCTGCCTCACATACGGGTGGCCCCTTTCACCCCTATACTCGAGCTCTTCTCAATTCTCTGCCGGGACGAGGTTTCGCTCCTTACCCAGGGACTCAGCCGTTGCCAGGCGACTATTCTGGCTGTCCCTTTGCGTCCAGATGTCCTTGGAAGATTGAGGCGTGTGGCACGGAGATTGCGTCCGTGCGGATCGGCAGGGCAATGGTTCGGTGTGCCAATCCTGCCGCTTATGACGAAAAATTGCTCGGGAGTGAACCGCTGTGA
- a CDS encoding ABC transporter permease — MAKPTNLVSKYASVDIGKRVFHLPQLPRLANPKTALRQAITSVVVLALIVGIGITLRQAATSTDFTHTGLAPTLTNLFGTDWMGRDIFARTFAGLSTSILIGIIASLVSALIAVILGVLAAIGPSWLDSAITWVIDLVLGIPHLLLLILISIALGRGFWGVAIGVAVTHWPSLARVVRSEVLQVRESIYIASAQALGRNPWQIATKHYWRALAPQAMVGAILLFPHAIMHEASITFLGFGLSPDSPAIGVILSESVGYVGAGMWWAAVFPGVALLAIVLIFDAFARAMRVLLGGGR, encoded by the coding sequence GTGGCTAAACCGACAAATCTTGTATCAAAGTATGCGAGCGTTGATATTGGCAAGCGAGTTTTTCATCTACCTCAATTACCTCGGCTGGCGAACCCGAAGACTGCCCTGCGCCAGGCCATCACGTCTGTGGTGGTATTGGCGTTAATAGTTGGTATTGGAATAACGCTTAGGCAAGCCGCCACATCAACAGATTTTACGCACACGGGTCTTGCACCGACCTTGACGAATCTGTTTGGTACCGATTGGATGGGGCGCGATATTTTTGCGCGCACCTTCGCTGGCCTATCCACATCGATTCTTATCGGTATCATCGCGTCGCTAGTCAGCGCGCTAATAGCAGTAATTTTAGGGGTGCTAGCTGCTATCGGTCCGTCCTGGTTAGATTCGGCAATCACTTGGGTAATTGATCTAGTTTTGGGCATTCCCCATCTACTACTACTTATTTTGATTTCTATCGCTTTGGGACGAGGTTTTTGGGGTGTAGCGATTGGGGTGGCAGTGACGCACTGGCCTTCCCTAGCCCGCGTGGTTCGCTCGGAAGTGTTACAAGTCAGAGAATCTATTTATATTGCCAGCGCTCAAGCGCTAGGACGAAACCCATGGCAGATTGCCACTAAACACTACTGGCGAGCTTTGGCTCCGCAAGCCATGGTTGGAGCCATCTTGCTATTTCCGCACGCAATTATGCATGAGGCCTCAATCACATTTCTTGGTTTCGGTCTGTCACCTGATTCGCCAGCTATCGGAGTAATTTTGAGTGAGTCTGTTGGATATGTCGGCGCTGGCATGTGGTGGGCGGCAGTATTTCCTGGGGTGGCTCTGTTAGCGATCGTATTAATTTTTGACGCTTTTGCTCGGGCGATGCGTGTCCTATTAGGGGGCGGACGATGA
- a CDS encoding ABC transporter permease — MTHLAGSSAGLPWFLRFSLVAILKLVLLLLGVSIIVFWLVSLSPIDPLQANYGSVAVQNMSPEQRAILSAYWGQDTPIWERYASWFTAFIHGDMGVSLRYNGAVSHVIWRKFSNSVLLLATAWVLSGVLGFTLGVIAGAKRNKVVDRIITTICYGLASTPTFWLGMLVLMVFAVWLGWFPAGFAAPIGVSAADVTIFDSIRHAVLPAATLSVVSIANITLHTREKLVDVMDSDFFLYAKARGESKWQAVRRHGLRNIVLPALTLQFASVAEIFGGSILVEQVFSYPGLGQATVTAGLGSDTALLAGISVITAAVVFTGNTIATLLYGVVDPRIRRGQRG, encoded by the coding sequence GTGACTCACCTAGCCGGTTCTTCTGCTGGGCTCCCGTGGTTCTTGCGATTTTCGCTGGTCGCGATATTAAAGCTAGTGCTTTTGCTGCTGGGCGTATCGATAATAGTTTTCTGGCTAGTTTCGCTCTCGCCGATAGATCCGCTTCAAGCCAACTATGGTTCGGTAGCCGTCCAAAATATGAGCCCTGAGCAGCGTGCTATCTTAAGTGCTTACTGGGGTCAAGACACACCGATTTGGGAGCGGTACGCTTCATGGTTTACCGCTTTTATTCATGGCGATATGGGCGTCTCACTGCGCTACAACGGGGCAGTTTCTCATGTAATTTGGCGGAAATTCTCTAATTCGGTTTTGCTGTTAGCTACGGCGTGGGTGCTTTCTGGCGTTCTAGGTTTTACCCTTGGGGTAATCGCTGGGGCTAAACGCAATAAAGTCGTTGACCGGATAATCACCACCATTTGTTATGGGCTGGCCTCGACGCCAACATTTTGGTTAGGGATGTTGGTGTTGATGGTTTTCGCCGTCTGGCTTGGTTGGTTCCCAGCCGGTTTTGCTGCTCCCATTGGGGTGAGCGCGGCTGATGTGACAATCTTCGATTCTATTCGCCACGCAGTCCTACCGGCAGCAACTTTGAGTGTGGTAAGCATTGCGAATATCACTCTTCACACTCGAGAAAAGCTAGTAGATGTCATGGACTCGGACTTTTTTCTCTACGCAAAAGCGCGAGGCGAATCCAAGTGGCAAGCTGTACGACGTCATGGACTACGTAATATCGTTTTGCCAGCCTTGACTTTGCAGTTCGCTTCTGTGGCGGAGATTTTCGGCGGCTCAATTCTAGTAGAACAAGTATTTAGCTATCCGGGTCTAGGACAAGCGACGGTAACGGCGGGTCTAGGTTCTGATACGGCTCTGTTGGCAGGAATATCGGTGATAACAGCGGCGGTAGTCTTTACCGGCAATACCATCGCAACATTGCTATATGGGGTAGTTGATCCCCGAATAAGGCGTGGTCAGCGTGGCTAA
- a CDS encoding ABC transporter substrate-binding protein has translation MKIGAVLSAGVLMLAGCSSGTGSAGSTESAGQHSDEVRVAMTKASENDSGFDPIKGWGCGGHVHEPLIQSTLINTDKDMNFVEDLATEYSMADDAMSWHFKIRDDVKFTDGTNLKASDVAFTVNSVLNDPGAVCELTGVKEAVADDDTNVTIKMSEPNNTLLYTLAVLGIVPEASYGPNYGANPIGSGRYVLDQWDQGQQAIFSANPDYYGEQPKMKKLIATFMDEDPALAAVRAGEVDVAYVYAPKADQKVDGYTLASFATVDSRGISLPTSPAGGTFKPADNSFNDSTKTYPAGNDVTANLAIRKALNYAIDRDLMVKNVLKGHGTPAFGVSDGMPWSSKDSVFKQDVEKAKKILADDGWKADSDGVLAKDGLRAEFDLIYPSSDSTRQALAAEFANQVKNIDVKVNPVGKSWDDIYGVSYSDAILWGWGSNSPIEVYNLLYSTGWGNFSLYASDVIDEHLKKAISTKDLEESNREFQAAQVGPEGAGIDGAASWVWLANVDHLYFVRDGLHIADQKPHPHGHGWAVVNNVDQWSWN, from the coding sequence ATGAAAATCGGGGCGGTGTTAAGCGCCGGCGTGCTCATGCTAGCTGGTTGCTCGTCTGGTACAGGTTCCGCTGGCTCTACCGAGAGCGCAGGACAGCATAGCGACGAAGTACGCGTCGCTATGACTAAAGCCTCGGAAAATGATTCCGGCTTCGACCCAATCAAGGGTTGGGGTTGTGGTGGGCACGTCCACGAGCCGTTAATTCAGTCCACCCTTATCAATACCGATAAGGATATGAACTTTGTCGAAGATTTGGCCACTGAATATTCGATGGCAGACGATGCTATGTCTTGGCATTTCAAGATTCGTGATGACGTTAAGTTCACTGATGGCACCAACTTGAAAGCATCTGATGTGGCGTTTACCGTCAACTCTGTGCTTAATGATCCAGGTGCTGTGTGCGAGTTAACTGGAGTTAAAGAAGCAGTTGCTGATGATGACACTAACGTCACTATCAAGATGAGTGAGCCGAATAATACCCTGCTATATACGCTCGCCGTGTTAGGAATCGTGCCTGAGGCTAGCTACGGCCCGAATTATGGTGCCAACCCAATTGGGTCTGGACGTTACGTCCTAGATCAGTGGGATCAGGGTCAACAAGCTATCTTTAGCGCGAACCCTGATTATTATGGCGAGCAGCCTAAGATGAAGAAACTAATCGCTACTTTCATGGACGAAGATCCTGCCTTAGCAGCGGTTCGTGCTGGTGAAGTCGATGTCGCCTACGTCTATGCGCCAAAAGCTGACCAGAAAGTTGACGGTTATACGTTAGCGAGTTTCGCCACCGTTGATTCTCGTGGTATCTCGTTGCCCACAAGCCCTGCTGGTGGCACTTTCAAACCTGCTGATAACTCCTTCAACGACAGCACGAAAACCTATCCGGCTGGCAATGATGTCACAGCTAATCTCGCCATCAGAAAAGCACTGAACTACGCCATTGATCGAGATCTAATGGTTAAAAACGTGCTCAAGGGGCACGGCACGCCAGCCTTCGGTGTCTCCGATGGTATGCCTTGGTCTAGCAAGGACAGTGTATTTAAGCAAGATGTCGAAAAAGCCAAGAAGATTTTGGCAGACGACGGCTGGAAGGCCGATTCTGATGGAGTGCTGGCTAAAGACGGTCTACGTGCAGAGTTCGACCTAATTTATCCATCCTCCGACTCAACCAGGCAAGCCTTAGCCGCTGAATTCGCTAACCAAGTAAAGAATATCGACGTGAAAGTGAACCCGGTTGGCAAGTCTTGGGACGATATTTATGGAGTTAGCTACTCTGATGCGATTCTTTGGGGTTGGGGTTCCAACTCACCGATTGAGGTCTACAACCTGCTGTATTCAACAGGTTGGGGCAACTTCTCGCTTTACGCCAGTGACGTCATCGATGAACACCTCAAAAAGGCCATCTCAACAAAGGATCTTGAGGAGTCGAATCGGGAATTCCAGGCAGCCCAAGTAGGCCCAGAAGGTGCCGGTATTGATGGTGCCGCGTCCTGGGTGTGGCTAGCTAATGTTGACCACCTCTATTTTGTGCGTGACGGTTTGCACATCGCAGATCAGAAACCTCACCCGCATGGCCATGGCTGGGCCGTGGTTAATAACGTGGATCAGTGGTCTTGGAATTAA